TGGTTACGCTAGACCCAACCTGCTACCTGGTCACCGTGGGGCTGCGGTTGCCATGGGGATGTGGTTGCCGTGGTTGCCATGGGTTGGTGGTCACCATGGGTTGGTGGTCTCCATGGTGTGGTGGTCTCCATGGGTCCATGATGGCCATGGCTTGGTGGTCACCATGGGGTGGTGGTCTCCATGGGTCCACGATGGCCGTGGGGTGACGGTCACCATGAGGTGGGGGTCTCCATGGGTCCACGGCTTGGTGGTCACCATGGTGTGGTGGTCTCCATGGATCCACATTGGCCATGGCTTGGTGGTCACCATGGGGTGGTGCTCTCCATGGGTCCATGAAGGCCATGGGATGGTGGTCACCATGGTGTGGTGGTCTCCATGGGTCCACGATGGCCGTGGGGTGATGGTCACCATGAGGTGGGGGTCTCCATGGGTCCACGGCTTGGTGGTCACCATGGGTGGTGGTCTCCATGGATCCACATTGGCCATGGCTTGGTGGTCACCATGGGGTGGTGGTCTCCATGGGTCCACGATGGCCGTGGGGTGATGGTCACCATGAGGTGGGGGTCTCCATGGGTCCACGGCTTGGTGGTCACCATGGGTGGTGGTCTCCATGGATCCACATTGGCCATGGCTTGGTGGTCACCATGAGGTGGGGGTCTCCACGGGTCCACGGCTTGGTGGTCACCATGGGTGGTGGTCTCCATGGATCCACATTGGCCATGGCTTGGTGGTCACCATGGTGTGGTGGTCTCCATGGGTCCATGATGGCCATGGGGTGATGGTCACCATGAGGTGGGGGTCTCCATGGGTCCACGGCTTGGTGGTCACCATGGGTGGTGGTCTCCATGGATCCACATTGGCCATGGCTTGGTGGTCACCATGAAGTAGTGGTCTCCATGGGTCCATGAAGGCCGTGGCTTGGTGGTCACCATGAGGTGGGGGTCTCCATGAGTCCACGGCTTGGTGGTCACCATGGATGTTGCTCTCCATGGGTCCACATTGGCCATGGCTTGGTGGTCACCATGGGGTGGTGCTCTCCATGGGTCCACGGCTTGGTGGTCACCATGGGTGGTGGTCTCCATGGATCCACATTGGCCATGGCTTGGTGGTCACCATGAGGTGGGGGTCTCCACGGGTCCATGACTTGGTGGTCACCATGGGTGGTGGTCTCCATGGATCCACATTGGCCATGGCTTAGTGGTCACCATGGGTGATGGTCTCCATGGGTCCATGATGGCCATGGCTTGGTGGTCACCATGGGTGATGGTCTCCATGGATCCACATTGGCCATGGCTTAGTGGTCACCATGGGTGATGGTCTCCATGGGTCCATGATGGCCATGGCTTGGTGGTCACCATGGGTGATGGTCTCCATGGATCCACATTGGCCATGGCTTGATGGTGACCATGAGgtgggggtccccatgggtccATGATGGCCATGGCTTGGTGGTCACCATGGGGTGATGCTCTCCATGGATCCACATTGGCCATGGCTTAGTGGTCACCATGGGTGATGGTCTCCATGGGTCCATGAAGGCCGTGGCTTGATGGTGACCATGAGgtgggggtccccatgggtccATGGTGGCCACGGCTTGGTGGTCACCATGGGGTGATGCTCTCCATGGGTCCACGGCTCGGCGGTCACCGCGGTGTGGTGACCGCCGCAGTGTCGGTGGGCGCCTGCCAGGCCAACAGCACGGCGCCGGCCGGCGTCATCTACTCGCCCGACTTCCCCGACGACTACGGGCCCGACGCCGACTGCAGCTGGCGGGtgggggcgggcgccggggccccgctgGAGCTCACCTTCCGCCTCTTCGACGTCCCCGACCCCAACGACCGCCTGCAGCTGCGCGACGCCCGCACCCGCCGCCTCCTGGCCCAGTTCGAcgggcgccggccgccgccgcgccccgggccCCTCCGCCTGCCCACCGACGCTCTGCTCCTCACCTTCCGCTCCGACACCCTGCTGCACGCCCAGGGCTTCGCCCTCACCTACCGTGGTGGGTCCCGCGCGCGGGCGACGCCGGGTGACACAGGCGGACATGGGGGGACAACCGCGGGGGCGGGTGACAACTGCTCCGACACCCTGCTGCACACCCGGGGCTTCGCCCCTACCTAATGCAGTGGGTTCTGTGTGTGGGTGACACCAGGTGACACAGGCGGACATGGGGTGACAACTGTGGGGCCGGATGACGGCCGTTCTGCCACCCTGCTGCACTTCCAGGGCTTTGCCCCTGCCTAATGCAGTGGGTTCTGTGTGCGGGTGACGCCGGGTGACACAGGCGGACACGGGGTGACAACTGTGGGGCCGGGTGACGGCCGTTCTGCCACCCTGCTGCACTCCCAGGGCTTTGCCCCTACCTAATGCAGTGGGTTCTGTGTGCGGGTGACGCCGGGTGACACAGGCGGACATGGGGTGACGACCGCAGGGGCGGGTGACAACCGTTCTGCCACCCCGCTGCATGCCTGGGGCTTCGCCCCTGACTAATGCAGTGGGTTCTGCATGCGGGTGACACCGGGTGACACAGGCGGACACGGGGTGACAACTGTGGGGATGGGTGACAACCGTTCTGCCACCCTGCTGCACACCCGGGACTTCGCCCCTACCTAATGCAGTGGGTTCTGTGTGCGGGTGACGCCGGGTGACACAGGCGGACACGGGGTGACAACTGTGGGGCCGGGTGACAGCCGTTCTGCCACCCTGCTGCACGCCCGGGGCTTCGCCCCTACCTAATGCAGTGGTTCCCATGGGCGGGTGATGCCAGGTGACACAGGCGGACACGGGGTGACAACCGCGGGGACGGGTGACAACCGTTCTGCCACCCTGCTGCACACCCAGGGCTTCTCCCCCACCTATTTTAGTGGGTCCCATGGGCGGGTGACGCTAGGTGACACAGGCGGACACGGGGTGACACGATGGGTACAACCGCGGGGACGGCTGACAACCGCTCCGCCGCCCTGCTGCACACCGGGGACCCCGCCCTCCCCTACAGCTCCCGCGCGCGGTGACGCCGGCCGACCCGGGGACACCCGCGGGGCCGAGCAACAACACCCCGACccacctcccccctcctcctccgactgttcccccccccctccaggtgtAGCAGCCCCGGTGACGGACACCCGGCCGCCTCCCGACgcccggagccccccggcccggccccacggcgccccacaaCCCCCGCGGGGGGGCCGAGGTGAGGCAGCGGGGGGGGTGGGGCGGGCGCCGTggggcaccccacagccccccccaccGCTGACGGCCATCTTGGGGGCGTGtccatccccccctccccctccccccccccccccccccccccccgcagcctggCTCACGCTCGCCGCCAGCGGCACCTTCGTcttcggcctcctcctcctcctcgcctacCGCCTGCGCAAGAGGtcggccggacgcctgggcccctcggcggGGTGGCGGggcgggaggaaggggggggggggatgtggggcgatctggtcccggacgcctgggcccctcggggatggaggggggggtgtctccgcccggacgcctgggcccctgacgCCattcctgcccggacgcctgggcccctggggtgTGGGGTGTccctgcccggacacctgggcccctgagGTGgttcccgcccggacgcctgggcccctgacgCCATtcccacccggatgcctgggtccctggggtgtgaggtctccttgcccggacacctgggcccctgacACCATtcccacccggacacctgggcccctgacGCCATtcccacccggatgcctgggcccctaaTGTCAttcccacccggacgcctgggcccctgacgCCATtcccacccggatgcctgggcccctaaTGTCATtcccacccggatgcctgggcccctgacGCCAttcccacccggacgcctgggcccctgacgCCATtcccacccggatgcctgggcccctaaTGTCATtcccacccggatgcctgggcccctgacGCCAttcccacccggacgcctgggcccctgacgCCATtcccacccggatgcctgggtccctggggtgtGGGGtgtccctgcccggacgcctgggcccctgatGCCgttcctgcccggacgcctgggcccctgacaCCAttcccacccggacgcctgggtccccggggtgTGGGGTgtccccgcccggacgcctgggcccctgacaCCCCGTTTCCCCCCGCCaggtcctgcccgctgcggccccgcaaggcgccgggggggggctgcggctgccTGGGGGGGCAGCCCTGGGCCGTGTCGTAccggccccacggcggcccccCGGCTCCGGAGCCGCCCGACGCCGAGGGGGGGCCCGAGGGGGCGCCGggccccagcccccagccctcgctgcgctgcctcctgccccccagctgaggggtcgccccccccccccaccgccccggcGCCCCCATTAAATTAttgctgccaccgccgcctccgtggtgccgcccggacgcctgggccctcttgggggggggtcccggatgcctgggccccgggttgggggggtcccagatgcctgggcccttggggggggggggtggtcccggacacctgggccctcttGGAGGggttcctggacgcctgggccctgttgggggggttcccggacgcctgggcccctttggggggggatcccagatgcctgggccctgtTGGGGGGCGgtctcggatgcctgggcccctttggggggggtcccggacgcctggaccCTGTTGGGGGGGGACCCAGACACCTGGATCCTgggttggggggggtcccggacgcctgggccctgttGGGGGggttcccggacacctgggcccctttggggggggtcccggacgcctgggcccctttggggggggttcccggacgcctgggccctgggttggggggggtcccggacacctgggcccttggGGGGGGAGgtgtcggatgcctgggcccctttggggggggttcccggatgcctgggccctgtTGGGGGggttcccagatgcctgggccttgggttggggggggtcccggacgcctgggcccctttggggggttcccggacgcctgggccctcagcCCAGGCAAAGGGCAATGGGCGTGGAGGGCGGGGCAGGTGGTCTGCAAGCTAATTTGCATAGAAACCCGGGATTGGCTGCATGCTAATTAGCGGGCGGGCTCCAGGGTTGATCGGGGGGgtcagcgctgccccggccccgccccactCCGGGTTTATGCAAAGCGGCGCGATGATGTCAGCACGGAGGGGGCATGGTTATGCAAATGAGCCGGGGAGTTCACAAATGCTGGCCCGAAGGGGGCGGAGTGGTGCATAAATTATGCAAATGAGCCACACAAGCCACACAAGCGCTTGCCCTTATATGGGCTGCGGTCCTTTATGACGTCACTGGCAGCGctcccgaggggaggtgggcggaGCCTCATGACAGCACAGGGCTTTcccggggtgtgtggggggagggggcgtggccgcCGGCGTGACGCAACAAACTGAGGGGGCGTGCTGTATGCAGATGAGGGCCTACCGCCGGCCCAATGAGCAGCAAGGGGTGGGGACCGTATGCAAAtgagccgcggccgctgcggcgaGAGGAGGCGTGGCCGGCAGCGGCGCTCCACACGGCAGCGCTGCCCCTACATGGTCATggtggggcggggccggcggggggggttCTCGGCGCAGGGGGCGCTGCCCACGCGGAGGCGCTGCCCATATATGGCCATCTGTGGGCGGGGGTGTTATGCAAatgaggcgcggcggcggcggaagtGACGCGAGGCGGCGGCGGAAGCGgcggaaggaaggggggggggaaggcgacGACGATGGCGgcgcccgggccgccgcggctGCTGGAGCGGTCGCGGGTGCCGCCGCACCTGCAGTTCAACCCGTTCGTGCTGGGCGGGTACCGGCCGGCGAGCTCAGGCTTCGGCTGCCTCCGCAGCCTCTTTTACCTGCACAACGAGCTGGGCAACATCTACACGCACGGTGAGAGAGGCAGCGccgggcaccgggaccccccggacgcctgggccccccccccggccttcccccggacgcctgggcccctccttcccccggacacctgggccccagtGGGGAACtgctcccccccaccacccccaagACCCCTGGGcccccccttcccggacgcctgggccccttctcctgCCCTAATTAGTTcctgggttccccccccccccttcctggaCACCTGGATCCCAATGGGgaacagttccccccccccccaagacccctCTGTccccccttcccggacgcctgggccccatttCCTGCCCTAATTAGTGCCTgggtttcccccccctccttcccccggaCACCTGGATCCCAATGGGgagcagttcccccccccccccccaagacccctGGGCccccccttcccggacacctgggccccatcTCCCACCCTAAACGAGCGCTCgggtgggaggaagaaagaggaagaggaggaagacgaAGGGCGGAACCGTCCCGCACcctgacgccccccccccccccccacccaggggtGCCGCTGGTGGGTTTCCTGCTGCTGGTGCCGGGGGCGCTGCCGcgagcccccccggccgccgtggcctggctggggctgggccaCTACGTGGCCTGCGTGGCGCCGCCCTTGGCCAGCGTCGTCTACCACGTCTTCATGAGCCACCGGGCCGGCGCCGGCCTCTACCGGCGCCTCCTGGCCCTCGACCTCTGCGGCGTCGCCCTCGTCAACACGCTGGGTGAGCgcagggcgccgtggggcagagccgtggggctggggggacgcCATGGGGCTGGGGACGCCGGGGGACGCCGGGGGGCAGGACGTGGCCGGCCTCTACCGGCGCCTCCCGGCCCTCGACCTCTGCGGCGTCGCCCTCGTCAACACGCTGGGTAGGTGtggggcggcgccgtggggcaggacgtggggctggggggcgccgtggggctggggatggggctggggacaccGGGGGACACCGTGGGGCAGGGTGGCCATAGGACATCGTGCATGGCGTCGCCTTCATCGACGCCCTGGGTGAgtgtggggtgccatggggcagagccgtggggctggggatggggttggggatgctgtggggcaggacgtggggctgggggggacgccatggggctggggacaccGGGGGACACCGTGGGGCAGGGTGGCCGTAGGACATTGTGCATGGCGTTGCCTTCATCAACGCGCTGGGTGAgtgtggggcgccgtggggcagagccatggggctggggacggggttggggacgccgtggggcaggacgtggggctggggacgtgctaTGGGGCAGGGTGGCCGTAGGACGTCATGCATGGCGTCGCCTTCATCAACGCCCTGGGTGAgcgtggggcgccgtggggcagagccgtggggctggggacagggttgGGGATGCCGTGGggcaggacgtggggctggggacagggttgGGGATGCCGTGGggcaggacgtggggctggggggacgcCATGGGGCTGAGGGACACCGGgggacgccgtggggcagggTGGCCGTAGGACATCGTGCATGGCGTCACCTTCATCGACGCCCTGGGTGAGtgtggggtgccgtggggcagagccgtggggctggggacggGGTTGGGGATGCCGTGGGGCAGaacgtggggctgggggggacgccgtggggctggggacactgggggacgCCGTGGGGCAGGACGTGGCCGGTCTCTACTGGCGCCTCCTGGCCCTCGACCTCTGTGGCGTCGCCCTCGTCAACACGCTGGGTAGGTGtggggcggcgccgtggggcaggacgtggggctggggggcgccgtggggctggggatggGGTTGGGGACACCGGGGGACACCGTGGGGCAGGGTGGCCATAGGACATCGTGCATGGCGTTGCCTTCATCGACGCCCTGGGTGAgtgtggggtgccatggggcagagccgtggggctggggacagggttagggacgccgtggggcaggacgtggggctgggggggacgccgtggggctggggacaccGTTGGGGACACCGTGGGGCAGGACGTGGCCGGTCTCTACCGGCGCCTCCTGGCCCTCGACCTCTGCGGCGTCGCCCTTGTCAACACGCTGGGTAGGTGtggggcggcgccgtggggctgggggggacgccgtggggctgggggacaccaggggacgccgtggggcaggacgtggggctgggggacgccGTGGGGCTGAGGGACACCGGGGGACGCCATGGGGCAGGGTGGCCGTAGGACATCGTGCATGGTGTTGCCTTCATCAACGCGCTGGGTGAgtgtggggcgccgtggggcagagccgtggggcagagccatggggctggggacggggttggggacgccgtggggcaggacgtggggctgggggggacgctgggggacaccaggggacacTATGGGGCAGGACGTGGCCGGGCTCTACCGGCGCCTCCTGGCCCTCGACCTCTGTGGCGTCGCCCTCATCAACACGCTGGGTAGGTGtggggcggcgccgtggggctggggagcaccatggggctggggatggggctggggacattgggggacactgtggggcaGGGTGGCCGTAGGACATTATGCATGGCGTCACCTTCATCAACGCACTGGGTGAgcgtggggtgctgtggggcagagccgtggggctggggacagggttgGGGACACCGGGGGACGCCGTGGGGcgggacgtggggctgggggggacgccgtggggctggggacgcCGGGGGGCAGGACGTGGCCGGGCTCTACCGGCGCCTCCTGGCCCTCGACCTCTGCGGCGTCGCCCTCGTCAACACGCTGGGTAGGTGtggggcggcgccgtggggcgggatgtggggctgggggggacgccgtggggctggggacgcTGGGGGACGCCGGGGGGCAGGACGTGGCCGTAGGACATCGTGCATGGCGTCGCCTTCATCAACGCGCTGGGTGAgcgtggggcgccgtggggcagagctgtggggctggggacagggttggggacgccgtggggcaggacgtggggctgggggacgccGTGGGGTTGGGGACACCGGGGGACACCGTGGggcaggacgtggggctggggacgtgctaTGGGGCAGGGTGACCATAGGGCATCATGCTTGGTGAGTATGGGACACaccatggggcaggggacatgtggggcaggaccatggggctggggacacgtgtggggcagggctgggagacatTCTATGGGGCAGGGTGGCCATGGGACACCACGCTAGGTGAGCATGGGGCAGGACCACGGGGCTGAGAACACGTGTGGGGCAGATGAAGAGACGCGCTATGGGGCAGGGAGGCCGAACACGCTATGGGGCAGAAGACCCCCGCCGTGGGGCAACCCCACCCCTGACCCCTaacccatctcctcctccccccaccaggCGCCGTGCCCATCATCTActgcgccctgccctgccgcccgGGCCCGTGTGGGGCGGCGCTGGCCGCTTATGGGGCGCTGTGCGGGGCGGCGCTGTGGGGCGCCgtgggcgccgccggccccgccctcTTCCGCCTGGCCGTggtggggctgcggggcgccgtggggctggggacgtgctaTGGGGCAGGGTGGCCGTAGGACGTCGTGCACGGTGTCCCCTTCATCAACGCGCTGGGTGAgtgtggggcgccgtggggcagagccgtggggctggggacggGCACGTGTGGGGC
This region of Apteryx mantelli isolate bAptMan1 chromosome 38, bAptMan1.hap1, whole genome shotgun sequence genomic DNA includes:
- the KREMEN2 gene encoding kremen protein 2 isoform X2, which codes for MAWVPGVLLVLRGAAALAGDEASECFTVNGADYRGAQSRTGPGAAGRPCLFWNRTGTGGADGSLRDGDGDGDGGGLGPHNHCRNPDGDARPWCYVADGGGGGDGGGGAEWKYCDIPSCRMPGFVGCFVDSGSPPALSGASGTSTRLTVPLCIRFCRARGYEFAGVEAGYACFCGHAGDVRRGRRAGAAECDQVCFGKASQLCGGDGRLAVYHVSVGACQANSTAPAGVIYSPDFPDDYGPDADCSWRVGAGAGAPLELTFRLFDVPDPNDRLQLRDARTRRLLAQFDGRRPPPRPGPLRLPTDALLLTFRSDTLLHAQGFALTYRGVAAPVTDTRPPPDARSPPARPHGAPQPPRGGRAWLTLAASGTFVFGLLLLLAYRLRKRSCPLRPRKAPGGGCGCLGGQPWAVSYRPHGGPPAPEPPDAEGGPEGAPGPSPQPSLRCLLPPS